A genomic stretch from Croceibacterium aestuarii includes:
- the putP gene encoding sodium/proline symporter PutP, with protein sequence MQTGTLVSLALYFVLMLAIGLYAWRKSTSDSEGYLLGGRNLHPAVAALSAGASDMSGWLLLGLPGALYVSGLVSAWIGIGLFIGALVNWIVVAPRLREQTVQYGNALTIPEFLANRFPDKAIALRVTSAVIVVVFFTVYSAAGLVGGGKLFSTSFIDGRMFGMDPYLAGVWLTAVVVLAYTMVGGFLAVSLTDFVQGCIMVVALVMMPVVVISNQGGLGEVGAILRAADPQFLDWFTGMTAIGFLSAIAWGLGYFGQPHIIVRFMAVRKGGVPAARNIGMTWMLVSLIGALGVGLAGRAHVLANPGITLEDPETIFILMANTLFHPLITGFLLAALLAAIMSTISSQLLVSSSSLAEDFYRLFLRKQASEREIVNVGRVSVLLVSLAAIWIASDPDSKVLGLVSNAWAGFGAAFGPLIVLSLTWKRMTGAGAVAGLVVGAAVVIAWIAAGWGDSFLGGPGVYEIIPGFIASWLTIWLVSRATSDAHGAENAQLA encoded by the coding sequence ATGCAGACAGGCACGCTCGTTTCACTCGCCCTTTATTTCGTCCTCATGCTCGCCATCGGGCTCTATGCCTGGCGCAAGTCGACCTCCGACAGCGAGGGGTATCTCCTCGGCGGGCGCAACCTCCATCCGGCGGTAGCGGCGCTTTCGGCCGGTGCTTCCGACATGTCGGGCTGGCTGCTGCTCGGTTTGCCCGGAGCGCTCTACGTATCGGGCCTGGTCTCGGCGTGGATCGGCATCGGTCTGTTCATCGGTGCGCTGGTCAACTGGATCGTCGTTGCCCCGCGCCTGCGCGAGCAGACGGTTCAATACGGCAACGCCCTGACGATACCCGAATTCCTCGCCAATCGCTTCCCCGACAAGGCCATTGCGCTGCGGGTCACCTCGGCCGTCATCGTGGTGGTGTTCTTCACCGTCTACAGCGCAGCCGGCCTCGTCGGCGGCGGCAAGCTGTTTTCGACCAGCTTTATCGACGGGAGGATGTTCGGGATGGATCCCTACCTTGCCGGCGTGTGGCTCACCGCCGTTGTGGTGCTGGCCTACACGATGGTGGGCGGATTCCTCGCCGTCAGCCTGACCGATTTCGTCCAGGGCTGCATCATGGTCGTGGCGCTGGTCATGATGCCGGTGGTCGTCATTTCAAACCAGGGCGGCCTCGGCGAGGTCGGCGCGATCCTGCGCGCGGCCGATCCGCAATTCCTCGACTGGTTCACCGGGATGACCGCGATCGGCTTCCTGTCCGCCATCGCCTGGGGACTGGGCTATTTCGGCCAGCCGCACATCATCGTGCGCTTCATGGCGGTTCGCAAAGGCGGCGTTCCTGCGGCGCGCAACATCGGCATGACGTGGATGCTCGTTTCGCTGATCGGCGCCCTCGGAGTCGGCCTGGCCGGTCGGGCTCACGTGCTGGCCAATCCCGGCATCACGCTCGAGGATCCGGAGACGATCTTCATCCTCATGGCCAACACGCTGTTCCACCCGCTCATAACCGGTTTCCTGCTGGCGGCGCTGCTGGCGGCGATCATGAGCACGATCAGTTCGCAGTTGCTGGTCTCGTCCAGCTCGCTGGCAGAAGATTTCTATCGCCTCTTCCTGCGCAAGCAGGCCAGCGAGCGAGAAATCGTCAACGTCGGCCGCGTGAGTGTGCTGCTTGTCTCGCTGGCAGCCATTTGGATCGCGAGCGATCCGGACAGCAAGGTGCTTGGTCTCGTTTCGAACGCGTGGGCAGGCTTTGGGGCCGCGTTCGGACCACTCATCGTTCTGTCGCTGACGTGGAAGCGCATGACCGGCGCGGGCGCCGTGGCAGGCCTCGTCGTGGGCGCGGCCGTGGTTATCGCATGGATTGCTGCGGGTTGGGGCGACAGCTTTCTCGGCGGTCCCGGTGTCTACGAGATCATCCCCGGCTTCATCGCTTCCTGGCTTACTATCTGGCTGGTAAGCCGGGCGACGTCGGATGCCCACGGAGCGGAGAATGCCCAGCTCGCCTAA
- a CDS encoding FAD-dependent oxidoreductase, translating into MPSSPNDVLIVGGGPAGMMAGFLLARAGVAVTVLEKHADFFRDFRGDTVHPSTMQILDELGLLERFLRRPHNRIDHAEIWYNERKLTIGDLSHLHMPAPFIAMMPQWDFLDFLRDEAAAFSSFSLRMEAEAVDLVEEDGRYVGVTLGSGEVLRADKLVLRCDGRDSKVRQVLPLENLGVPIDVFWFAVPKSQPGTALRGVIRGYRLFVLIDRGDYWQCAAVIAKGGAEQVKARGIEKFREDVLTALPELDNVDEVLPDWDAVKLLSVSLDRLTEWSRPGLLAIGDAAHAMSPVGGIGINLAIQDAVATANILAASLARGENVDSLLPTVEKRRLWPTRVIQGAQRQAHERVLQPLVEGRNTVPLEPPLLLKLLDRFPLLRRIPGHFIGHGVRQEHVRSPVALRS; encoded by the coding sequence ATGCCCAGCTCGCCTAACGATGTACTCATAGTCGGCGGCGGACCGGCCGGCATGATGGCCGGGTTCCTTCTGGCCCGCGCCGGCGTCGCGGTAACGGTGCTGGAAAAGCACGCCGACTTCTTTCGCGATTTCCGCGGCGACACCGTCCACCCTTCGACCATGCAAATCCTCGACGAGCTGGGGCTGCTCGAACGCTTCCTGCGCCGCCCGCACAACCGCATCGACCACGCCGAGATCTGGTACAACGAACGCAAGCTGACCATCGGCGACCTGTCGCACCTGCACATGCCGGCCCCGTTCATCGCGATGATGCCGCAGTGGGACTTTCTCGACTTCCTGCGCGACGAGGCGGCCGCCTTTTCATCGTTCTCGCTGCGTATGGAGGCCGAGGCGGTCGACCTGGTCGAAGAGGATGGACGTTACGTAGGCGTAACCCTCGGCTCGGGCGAAGTCCTGCGCGCCGACAAGCTCGTGCTGCGCTGCGACGGGCGAGATTCGAAGGTTCGGCAAGTCCTCCCGCTGGAGAACCTCGGCGTGCCGATCGACGTGTTCTGGTTTGCCGTTCCGAAATCCCAGCCCGGCACCGCGCTGCGCGGCGTCATTCGCGGCTACCGCTTGTTCGTTCTGATCGACCGTGGTGACTACTGGCAGTGCGCCGCGGTTATCGCCAAGGGCGGGGCCGAACAGGTCAAGGCGCGCGGCATCGAAAAATTCCGCGAGGACGTGCTGACGGCCTTGCCGGAACTCGACAACGTCGACGAGGTGCTGCCCGACTGGGATGCGGTCAAGCTCCTGTCGGTTTCGCTCGACCGGCTTACCGAATGGTCGCGACCGGGCCTGCTGGCAATCGGCGACGCGGCGCACGCGATGAGCCCGGTGGGCGGCATCGGCATCAACCTCGCGATCCAGGACGCCGTGGCGACGGCCAATATCCTCGCCGCCTCGCTGGCCCGCGGCGAAAATGTCGACTCCCTCCTACCCACGGTCGAGAAGCGCCGACTCTGGCCGACGCGGGTAATCCAGGGCGCGCAGCGGCAAGCGCATGAGCGCGTGCTGCAACCGCTCGTCGAAGGCAGGAACACGGTCCCGCTCGAGCCACCCCTGCTGCTCAAGCTGCTCGACCGCTTCCCGCTGCTGCGCCGAATACCCGGTCACTTCATCGGCCACGGCGTTCGCCAGGAACACGTCCGCTCCCCCGTCGCGCTGCGAAGCTAG
- a CDS encoding bifunctional GNAT family N-acetyltransferase/carbon-nitrogen hydrolase family protein produces the protein MADRKAKARLEVRQAKPSDARAIAALAKRVYGEFEPYTLREIRGQLNNFPDGCFVAVLDDKTIGYCASMRIAGDKALKPHTWDEITGNGYGSRHDPTGDFLYGYEMCVDPKVRGTRIGRRLYEERRKLAEHLELKGIVFGGRMPNLKRFWRRVDSPQDYLDQVVAGKLHDPVLRFQLANGFEPIGILEKYLPEDVRSRGHAVQMVWRNPFVDQEESAKFRVPRGVESVRIATCQLQARAVKNFDEFIGHVDYFVDVAADYEADFILFPEMFTLMLLSAEEKELNPIEGIEALSRYTPRIRKALSEMALRYNINIIGGSHPTQMEDGDIHNVAYVCLRDGSIHEQEKIHPTPNEAYWWNIRGGDSIDVIQTDCGPIGVQICYDAEFPELSRRLADEGARIIFVPFCTDSRQGYMRVRYCCAARAIENQCFVVMSGNVGNLPNVANMDIQYAQSCILTPCDFPFARDGIAAEASENVETLTISDVNLADLSWARAEGTVRNLADRRFDLYHIEWDEGSAGGDRPDGPAPLHKGGPGGG, from the coding sequence ATGGCTGACCGGAAAGCCAAGGCGCGGCTCGAAGTCAGGCAGGCCAAACCGTCCGACGCGCGAGCGATCGCCGCGCTGGCGAAGCGGGTCTACGGCGAGTTCGAGCCTTACACCCTGCGCGAAATCCGCGGGCAGTTGAACAACTTCCCGGATGGCTGCTTTGTCGCCGTGCTCGACGACAAGACCATAGGCTATTGCGCGTCCATGCGCATAGCGGGCGACAAGGCGCTGAAACCGCACACTTGGGACGAGATCACCGGCAACGGCTACGGAAGCCGGCACGACCCCACAGGCGACTTCCTCTATGGCTACGAGATGTGCGTCGACCCGAAAGTGCGAGGCACGCGCATAGGCCGGAGGCTATACGAGGAGCGGCGCAAGCTCGCAGAGCATCTCGAACTCAAGGGCATCGTCTTCGGCGGACGCATGCCCAATCTCAAGCGCTTCTGGCGGCGGGTCGACAGTCCGCAGGATTATCTCGACCAGGTCGTCGCCGGAAAGCTGCATGACCCGGTCCTGCGTTTTCAGCTGGCCAACGGGTTCGAGCCGATCGGAATCCTCGAGAAATACTTGCCCGAAGACGTTCGTTCGCGCGGTCACGCCGTGCAAATGGTCTGGCGCAATCCCTTCGTCGACCAGGAGGAAAGCGCCAAGTTTCGCGTCCCGCGCGGGGTGGAGAGCGTGCGCATCGCCACCTGCCAGCTCCAGGCCCGGGCAGTTAAGAATTTCGACGAATTCATCGGCCACGTAGATTATTTCGTAGATGTTGCAGCGGATTACGAGGCCGACTTCATCCTCTTTCCCGAGATGTTCACGCTTATGTTGCTGAGCGCGGAGGAGAAGGAGCTCAACCCTATCGAGGGCATAGAGGCACTGAGCCGCTACACACCGCGCATTCGCAAGGCGCTGAGCGAGATGGCGCTGCGCTACAACATCAATATCATCGGCGGCTCGCATCCCACGCAGATGGAAGACGGCGATATCCACAACGTGGCCTACGTCTGCCTGCGCGACGGATCGATCCACGAGCAGGAAAAGATCCACCCCACCCCCAACGAAGCCTACTGGTGGAACATCCGGGGCGGAGATTCGATCGACGTCATTCAGACCGACTGCGGACCGATCGGGGTGCAGATCTGTTACGACGCCGAATTCCCCGAACTGAGCCGGCGGCTTGCGGACGAAGGCGCGCGGATCATCTTCGTGCCGTTCTGCACCGACAGCCGTCAGGGTTATATGCGGGTGCGCTATTGCTGCGCGGCGCGGGCGATCGAGAACCAGTGTTTCGTGGTCATGAGCGGCAACGTCGGCAACCTGCCCAACGTCGCCAACATGGACATTCAGTACGCCCAGAGCTGCATCCTGACCCCCTGCGACTTCCCTTTCGCCCGCGACGGCATCGCCGCCGAAGCGAGCGAGAACGTCGAGACCCTGACCATTAGCGACGTAAACCTGGCCGATCTCAGCTGGGCCCGCGCCGAGGGAACCGTGCGCAACCTCGCCGACCGCCGCTTCGACCTCTACCACATCGAATGGGACGAGGGGTCTGCCGGTGGAGACCGGCCCGACGGCCCCGCCCCGCTGCACAAGGGTGGGCCTGGCGGAGGCTAG
- a CDS encoding NADP-dependent isocitrate dehydrogenase, which translates to MAKIKVANPIVEIDGDEMTRIIWQWIRERLIQPYLDVDLKYYDLSIQKRDETDDQITVDAAEAIKKYGVGVKCATITPDEARVEEFHLKHMYRSPNGTIRNILGGTIFREPIVIDNVPRLVPGWTDPIVVGRHAFGDQYRATDFLVPGPGKLRLIFEGDDGKTIDREVYQFQAPGVAMAMYNLDDSIRDFARASFNYGLDRGWPVYLSTKNTIIKAYDGRFKDLFQEVFDTEGFKEKFAEAKITYEHRLIDDMVAAALKWSGKFIWACKNYDGDVQSDVVAQGFGSLGLMTSVLMTPDGKTVEAEAAHGTVTRHYRQHEQGKATSTNPIASIFAWTRGLIYRGRFDNTPDVVRFAETLEKVCVDTVENGKMTKDLALLIGPDQPWMTTEQFFEAIVENLETEMASWA; encoded by the coding sequence ATGGCGAAGATCAAGGTTGCGAACCCGATCGTGGAAATCGACGGCGACGAGATGACGCGGATCATCTGGCAGTGGATCCGCGAGCGGCTGATCCAGCCCTACCTCGATGTCGATCTCAAGTATTACGATCTCTCGATCCAGAAGCGCGACGAGACCGACGACCAGATCACCGTCGACGCCGCCGAGGCGATCAAGAAGTACGGCGTCGGCGTGAAGTGCGCGACGATCACGCCCGACGAGGCGCGGGTCGAGGAATTCCATCTCAAGCACATGTACCGCTCGCCCAACGGGACGATCCGAAATATCCTGGGCGGTACGATCTTCCGCGAGCCGATCGTGATCGACAACGTGCCGCGCCTCGTGCCCGGCTGGACGGATCCCATCGTCGTCGGGCGCCATGCCTTCGGCGACCAGTACCGCGCCACCGACTTTCTCGTCCCCGGCCCGGGCAAGCTACGCCTGATCTTCGAGGGGGACGACGGCAAGACGATCGACCGCGAAGTCTATCAGTTCCAGGCCCCGGGCGTGGCCATGGCGATGTACAATCTCGACGATTCGATCCGCGATTTCGCCCGCGCCAGCTTCAACTATGGCCTCGATCGCGGCTGGCCGGTCTACCTCAGCACCAAGAACACCATCATCAAGGCCTATGACGGGCGATTTAAGGACCTGTTCCAGGAAGTGTTCGACACCGAGGGCTTCAAAGAGAAGTTTGCCGAAGCCAAGATCACTTACGAACATCGTCTGATCGACGACATGGTCGCCGCCGCACTCAAGTGGAGCGGCAAGTTCATCTGGGCCTGCAAGAACTACGACGGCGACGTGCAGTCGGACGTCGTGGCGCAGGGCTTCGGCTCGCTCGGACTGATGACCTCGGTGCTGATGACCCCCGACGGCAAGACGGTCGAGGCCGAAGCTGCGCACGGCACGGTGACGCGCCACTATCGCCAGCACGAGCAGGGCAAGGCGACCAGCACCAACCCGATCGCCAGCATCTTCGCCTGGACCCGCGGGCTGATCTATCGCGGCCGGTTCGACAACACGCCCGACGTGGTGCGCTTTGCCGAAACGCTCGAGAAGGTCTGCGTCGACACCGTCGAGAACGGCAAGATGACCAAGGACCTGGCGCTGCTGATCGGCCCGGACCAGCCGTGGATGACCACCGAACAGTTCTTCGAAGCCATCGTCGAGAATCTCGAGACGGAGATGGCGAGCTGGGCGTAA
- a CDS encoding NAD(P)/FAD-dependent oxidoreductase: MSEVVVLGAGPAGCAAAIELGRGGGKPVLIDRNARPGDALCGGFLSWRTAQRLGQLGCSPEELGAHRVDTLMLYGPGRSVNVTLSQPCWGLSRHALDTRLRALASEAGSTLEVDTIREVDGLELHGRSSHRTASALFLASGKHDVRGSGRPREAADPALGLRLRIQPSAGLARRLAGRIELHLFPGGYAGIVLQEDGAANICMALRKSLFAAHGGDPRALLGGLARTHPHFGLRLEPHWAEAQIDTIGAVPYGWSTAETRPGVFRVGDQCAVIPSLAGEGIDIAVASGMAAAKAWLTGGPRASTTFQADFHSAVTGPIRWAGAAWQVAERPAMASAALSAVRFAPSLLEKVILATRLA; encoded by the coding sequence ATGAGCGAGGTCGTCGTGCTGGGAGCCGGGCCGGCCGGGTGCGCTGCAGCCATCGAACTTGGCCGTGGTGGCGGCAAGCCGGTTCTGATCGACCGGAACGCCCGGCCGGGCGACGCGCTGTGCGGCGGCTTTCTCAGCTGGCGTACCGCGCAGCGCCTCGGCCAGCTCGGTTGCAGCCCCGAGGAGCTCGGCGCCCACCGGGTCGACACGCTGATGCTCTACGGCCCGGGCAGATCGGTGAACGTGACCCTGTCACAGCCCTGTTGGGGTCTTTCGCGTCACGCGCTCGACACGCGCCTGCGCGCACTGGCCAGCGAAGCGGGCTCGACACTTGAGGTCGACACGATTCGAGAGGTCGATGGCCTCGAACTTCACGGCCGCAGCAGCCACCGCACGGCCAGCGCCCTGTTCCTCGCCAGTGGCAAACACGACGTGCGCGGCAGCGGACGTCCGCGCGAGGCGGCCGACCCTGCGCTGGGCCTGCGCTTACGCATCCAGCCATCGGCCGGACTCGCCCGTCGTCTCGCTGGCCGTATCGAACTACACCTGTTCCCCGGCGGTTATGCCGGAATCGTCTTGCAGGAGGACGGGGCAGCCAACATCTGCATGGCGCTGCGCAAGTCGCTGTTCGCAGCGCACGGCGGCGATCCGCGCGCATTGCTGGGGGGGCTAGCCCGCACGCATCCGCATTTCGGCTTGCGGCTTGAACCGCACTGGGCCGAGGCCCAGATCGATACCATCGGCGCCGTGCCATACGGCTGGTCCACTGCCGAAACGCGCCCCGGAGTGTTCCGCGTGGGCGATCAGTGCGCGGTCATCCCTTCGCTCGCCGGCGAAGGCATCGATATCGCCGTGGCCAGCGGAATGGCGGCCGCCAAGGCCTGGCTGACGGGCGGCCCGCGGGCTTCGACCACGTTCCAGGCCGATTTCCATAGCGCCGTGACCGGACCGATCCGCTGGGCAGGCGCCGCGTGGCAAGTGGCGGAGCGTCCCGCAATGGCATCCGCTGCGCTGTCCGCAGTTCGTTTCGCCCCTTCGCTCCTGGAGAAAGTGATCCTCGCAACGCGACTTGCCTAA
- a CDS encoding methyltransferase domain-containing protein, whose product MLAERLQAEELMDDPALDAATYHAVLADLAKVNRATFAHRPTLDFVARAVGNRSEFSLLDVGFGDGDMLRQVARWARRRGIRAHLTGIDLNPRSKAAAERSPSPGDPIAYLTGDYASLGGQGFDCIISSLVAHHMSHEQLVAFLRFMDREARDGWFINDLHRHGFAWLGYPILARAMGWHRIVRLDGKTSIARSYRPDEWPPILAEAGVDGAKVSRLFPFRLCVEQLQ is encoded by the coding sequence ATGCTTGCTGAGCGGCTGCAAGCCGAAGAGCTGATGGACGACCCGGCGCTCGACGCCGCGACATATCACGCAGTGCTTGCCGACCTCGCCAAGGTCAACAGGGCAACTTTCGCCCACCGCCCGACCCTCGACTTTGTCGCTCGTGCCGTTGGCAATCGGAGCGAGTTCTCGCTCCTCGATGTCGGCTTCGGCGACGGCGATATGCTGCGCCAGGTGGCGCGCTGGGCCAGGCGGCGAGGAATCCGCGCCCACTTGACGGGGATCGACCTCAACCCTCGGAGCAAGGCAGCCGCGGAACGCTCGCCCTCGCCCGGCGATCCGATTGCCTACCTGACCGGCGATTACGCTTCGCTGGGCGGCCAGGGGTTTGACTGCATCATCTCGAGCCTGGTGGCGCACCACATGAGCCACGAGCAGCTCGTTGCTTTCCTGCGCTTCATGGACCGCGAGGCGCGGGACGGATGGTTCATCAACGATCTCCACCGTCACGGTTTCGCCTGGCTCGGTTACCCCATTCTGGCCCGCGCCATGGGCTGGCATCGGATCGTCCGGCTCGACGGCAAGACCTCAATTGCGCGCAGCTACCGGCCGGACGAATGGCCGCCGATCCTCGCTGAAGCGGGGGTCGATGGCGCGAAAGTCAGTCGGTTGTTTCCGTTTCGCCTCTGCGTCGAGCAGCTGCAATGA
- a CDS encoding type III polyketide synthase: MPAQIPGARINAIASACPTQDVEETYRRWAGEILTDKRDAKLFDRMAERSGIEHRWSVLGEAADLSPGGVYSSGASPTTAQRMAIYAREAPPLALAAIRKLPDIDGVTHLVLASCTGFIAPGVDQIIARELGLAGDVERTLIGFMGCYAGATALRTGGHLARANPGAKVLVVTVELCSLHLQQEADLEATLAMAQFSDGAAAAIISCEGPGLAIGEGLSATLQESSDLITWTIGDTGFLMNLSGAVPRRLSQALADPDLASRIVDGGEAADIDAWAVHPGGASILDAVERAFDLPAQALTESRAVLRNYGNMSSSTVLFVLEQVLPRHPDRGVVLAFGPGLAMEGFRFGWTDGDAC, from the coding sequence ATGCCAGCACAAATTCCGGGAGCGCGGATCAACGCGATCGCTAGCGCCTGCCCCACGCAGGACGTTGAAGAGACCTATCGGCGCTGGGCGGGCGAAATCCTGACCGACAAGCGCGATGCGAAGCTTTTCGACCGCATGGCCGAACGATCGGGCATCGAACACCGATGGTCGGTTCTCGGCGAGGCCGCCGACCTCTCGCCCGGCGGCGTCTACAGCAGCGGCGCGAGCCCGACGACGGCGCAGCGCATGGCAATCTATGCCCGCGAGGCTCCCCCGCTTGCGCTGGCGGCAATCCGCAAGCTTCCCGACATCGACGGCGTCACGCATCTAGTGCTCGCCAGCTGCACCGGTTTCATCGCCCCGGGCGTCGATCAGATCATCGCCCGCGAACTTGGCTTGGCGGGAGACGTCGAGCGCACGCTGATCGGCTTTATGGGCTGCTATGCCGGGGCGACAGCGCTACGCACCGGTGGGCATCTGGCTCGGGCCAATCCGGGCGCGAAGGTGCTCGTCGTGACGGTCGAATTATGCAGCCTGCATCTGCAGCAGGAAGCCGATCTCGAGGCGACGCTGGCAATGGCCCAGTTCAGCGACGGGGCCGCCGCGGCGATCATCTCATGCGAGGGTCCGGGGCTGGCCATCGGCGAAGGCCTCTCGGCCACTCTCCAGGAAAGCAGCGACCTGATAACCTGGACGATCGGCGATACCGGATTCCTGATGAACCTCTCCGGCGCTGTTCCGCGCCGGTTGAGCCAAGCGCTGGCCGATCCCGATCTGGCAAGCCGTATTGTCGATGGCGGCGAGGCTGCCGATATCGATGCCTGGGCAGTTCATCCGGGCGGCGCATCGATCCTCGACGCGGTGGAAAGGGCCTTCGACCTGCCCGCACAAGCCCTGACCGAATCGCGTGCCGTCCTGCGCAACTACGGAAACATGTCGTCCTCGACGGTGCTTTTCGTTCTCGAGCAAGTCCTGCCCCGCCATCCGGACCGGGGCGTCGTGCTGGCCTTCGGGCCGGGACTGGCGATGGAAGGTTTCCGCTTCGGCTGGACCGACGGCGATGCTTGCTGA
- the cpdR gene encoding cell cycle two-component system response regulator CpdR has product MIRILLAEDDQAMRAYLSRALENAGYEVYAVDRGTMALPLLEDGEFDLLLSDIVMPEMDGIELAQRCSEVSPRTKVMFITGFAAVSLRPNRTAPQAKVLSKPFHLRDLVLEVERMFEDAQSVSL; this is encoded by the coding sequence ATGATCCGCATCTTGTTAGCCGAAGACGATCAGGCGATGCGCGCCTATCTCTCCCGGGCGCTCGAAAACGCGGGTTACGAAGTCTACGCGGTGGACCGCGGAACTATGGCGCTCCCTTTGCTCGAAGATGGCGAATTCGACCTCCTGCTGTCCGATATCGTGATGCCGGAAATGGATGGCATCGAACTGGCGCAGCGCTGCTCGGAAGTCAGCCCCCGTACGAAAGTGATGTTCATCACCGGCTTTGCCGCCGTCTCTCTACGCCCGAATCGCACTGCTCCTCAGGCGAAAGTCCTCTCGAAACCGTTCCATCTTCGCGATCTCGTGCTCGAAGTGGAGCGCATGTTCGAAGACGCACAGAGCGTTTCTCTCTAA
- a CDS encoding N-formylglutamate amidohydrolase — translation MIDSTEDSADLPLAGYGAIPGAPSRPTFSLLRRNPSPIPVFIAVPHAGRSYPRALLAQMRDPVGVGIRLEDRHVDLIAREMARATGAGLLVAHAPRAMIDLNRAPDEMDWDMLASGRPDGCGSIRVSRRARGGLGLVPRRLPGTGEIWKQRLTNQDFQRRIEEIHVPYHAALTDELTTLQLRWGQALLIDLHSMPPLSTVRDRHQAAEFVIGDRFGSSCSGALCAAAFGHFAGAGRRAAHNRPYAGGYVLDRHAAPTRGIHAIQVEVCRGAYLDAELREPGPGFAATCALLTGLVRRLADEMGMLGQPASLAAE, via the coding sequence ATGATCGATTCGACAGAGGACTCCGCGGATTTGCCCCTTGCAGGGTACGGCGCGATTCCCGGCGCCCCGAGTCGACCAACCTTTTCGCTCCTTCGTCGCAACCCTTCGCCGATTCCCGTCTTCATCGCCGTTCCCCACGCGGGACGTAGTTACCCGCGCGCGTTACTCGCCCAGATGCGTGACCCGGTCGGGGTCGGGATTCGGCTCGAGGACCGTCATGTCGACCTGATTGCCCGCGAAATGGCGCGCGCTACAGGGGCGGGTTTGCTCGTCGCCCATGCTCCGCGGGCAATGATCGACCTCAACCGGGCGCCCGACGAAATGGATTGGGACATGCTGGCCAGCGGGCGTCCAGACGGCTGCGGCTCGATCCGAGTCTCACGCCGTGCGCGCGGCGGACTCGGCTTGGTCCCGCGCCGGCTGCCGGGGACGGGCGAGATTTGGAAGCAGCGGCTGACCAACCAGGATTTCCAGCGCCGCATCGAAGAAATCCACGTGCCCTACCATGCCGCCCTGACAGACGAACTTACGACGTTGCAGCTCCGCTGGGGGCAGGCCTTGTTGATCGACCTGCATTCGATGCCCCCGCTGTCGACCGTGCGAGATCGCCATCAGGCGGCCGAGTTCGTAATTGGAGATCGCTTCGGCAGCTCATGTTCTGGCGCGTTGTGTGCCGCGGCTTTCGGTCACTTTGCCGGCGCCGGCCGCCGTGCAGCGCACAACAGGCCCTACGCGGGCGGCTATGTGCTCGATCGCCACGCAGCGCCGACTCGCGGAATACATGCGATACAAGTGGAAGTGTGCCGCGGAGCATATCTCGATGCCGAACTGCGCGAGCCCGGCCCGGGGTTTGCCGCCACCTGCGCATTGCTGACCGGGTTGGTGCGCCGGCTCGCGGACGAAATGGGCATGCTCGGTCAGCCGGCGAGTCTCGCGGCCGAGTGA
- a CDS encoding SapC family protein: MASAPQPQLPLFYNDLTPLNSRDHGKYRAKSTDKAPWVAKQHAIPLTSDEFVLASRDFPIVFSQGDNPVPLALMGLNEGLNTFFEDDGTVREPVYIPAYIRRYPFLLARLDANSENMSLCFDPSSDLVAEGDEGVALFDGETATEHTQGLLQFNQSFEEAGLRTRNFIEELKKTDLLMQGEVSIQRNEEPDRPYVYRGFMMVDQDKLRELRGDQLRTWNQNGLLPLIYAHLFSLDRMRVIFAKQVEQGWEPKSAAGDARTADVEASV, encoded by the coding sequence ATGGCCAGCGCGCCGCAACCGCAACTGCCCCTTTTCTACAACGATCTCACGCCGCTCAACAGCCGCGATCACGGCAAATATCGCGCCAAGTCGACCGACAAGGCGCCGTGGGTCGCCAAGCAGCACGCCATTCCGCTGACCAGCGACGAGTTCGTCCTGGCGTCGCGCGACTTCCCGATCGTCTTCTCTCAGGGCGATAACCCGGTACCGCTGGCGCTCATGGGCCTCAACGAAGGGCTCAACACTTTTTTCGAGGACGATGGCACGGTCCGCGAACCGGTCTACATCCCGGCCTACATTCGGCGTTACCCATTCCTGCTCGCGCGGCTCGATGCGAATTCGGAAAACATGTCGCTGTGCTTCGACCCTAGCAGCGACCTTGTCGCCGAAGGCGACGAGGGGGTGGCCCTCTTCGACGGTGAAACCGCGACCGAGCACACCCAGGGACTGCTGCAGTTCAATCAGTCGTTCGAGGAAGCGGGCCTGCGCACGCGGAATTTTATCGAGGAACTCAAGAAGACCGACTTGCTGATGCAGGGCGAGGTTTCGATCCAGCGCAACGAGGAACCTGATCGGCCCTACGTCTACCGCGGCTTCATGATGGTCGACCAGGACAAGCTACGCGAACTGCGCGGCGACCAGCTGCGGACCTGGAACCAGAACGGCCTTCTGCCACTGATCTACGCCCATCTGTTTTCGCTCGACCGCATGCGGGTGATTTTTGCGAAGCAGGTCGAACAGGGCTGGGAGCCGAAATCCGCCGCTGGCGACGCCCGGACGGCGGACGTCGAAGCTTCCGTCTGA